The stretch of DNA TATCGGGATCGGCTCCGTGATGGGGCTCGCGATAGGGACCGTGATCACGGTGGCCGGGATATGCGTGATAGGGCTAGTACCTGGCAAAGAGGCATCCGGAAGATGGAAGCGGTGAATGGCTCCTGTCGCTCCCCCTTGTCGAGCAATTCCAGTGGCGGAAGCGGGAAAAGTCAGAAAAGGATTCGCTTATCTGCGAGAGATGTCGAACGTGAAGCTGGGGAGTTGTCTAGTGGGAGTGGATCGGATGATGCTGAAGCACCTCTTTCAGAGGTCAGGGAGAATGGGACTCAGAATTATGAGACTGGTGATCCTTCCATGTCTACTGGGAAACGGAAATTTTCTCCGATTGTTTGGGATAAGGATGAAAATAAACAATCCACGGTTGTAATGTCCAGAGTTAAGAGCAGCAATCTCGAAAACGTTACCTTGCCTCCACCGCCTCCATTGCCTCCAAATTTCATACCACCACGGTCTATTACCATTGTTCAACCGTCTGTTGGGGATACACTGCCTTTAGATGTAGATGTCCATGTAGAGTCAGCTCGGGAACATCTGCTGAATAATAGTCAGGAGACCACGTTGCTAGATGACTATGAAAAGGAACTTTCACCTGCTCGGAGTATTTCTATTTCCAGATGGGCAGACGGAAACTATACATTCCACGATGCTGAAGATGAATATTTTGAGGATGCTGTGCCCAAAAGAAGAAAGACTGTCTTATCTGATTCTGAAGGCCAAAAATCGCAGGAGACACCTACTCCTGAGCTAGGTGAGATTATCATGAGAGAAGATTCTGTAGTGGCTTTGTCTAAGTTGTCTGATTCAGAAGGAGAGGATGGAGATGATGACCAGGGGTTTGAGGTAGATAGGAATGATTATATGGTGGCCAATGGCAATGAGTCTAATGCAGACACAAATGATCAATTGTCTGAAACCGACTCTGAATCTGAGGACATTAGGGCCAAGATGTCAGAGCCCAGACAGCCACCCCAAAGATGTATAAACATGCTCCAAGGTTGTAGAAGCGTTGATGAGTTTGAGAGGCTGAACAAAATAAATGAAGGCACGTATGGTGTTGTGTACAGAGCAAAGGATAAAAAGACTGGGGAGATAGTGGCACTGAAAAAAGTGAAAatggagaaggagagggagggaTTTCCACTGACCTCACTTAGGGAGATAAATATTTTGCTTTCTTTTCATCATCCTTCGATTGTGGATGTTAAGGAAGTTGTAGTTGGTAGCAGTCTTGATAGTATTTTTATGGTTATGGAATACATGGAACATGATTTAAAGGGGCTGATGGAGACCATGAAGCAGCCATTTAATCAGAGTGAGGTAAAATGCTTAATGTTGCAGCTGTTTTCAGGTGTCAAGTACCTTCATGACAACTGGGTACTCCATAGGTACTCTCAGATTCCAGTTTTAGCATTTATTGCCGTGCTTTTGCCTCTATTTTTGTTTGTTAAATGACTTCTCCTTCATCTAGGGATTTGAAGACATCAAATATTCTGTTAAATAATCGTGGAGAGTTGAAGATATGTGATTTTGGTTTGTCTCGCCAATATGGCAGCCCATTGAAGCCATACACTCACTTAGTGGTGACATTATGGTACAGGTATGTGACACTTTAATCTGTGTTCTTACTTCTTAAGGTTGTTTTTACTCATCTGTTTCTTGTTTTATGGGGATGGTGGTGAGTGATTTTGtaatatctgttattatcttagtTGTTAGAGCAATCAACTGCAATTGCTTCCAAGTTGCATCGGTCTTCATCTTAGCTCTCATACTCcactttcttttttatgataggtCACCTGAACTTCTATTAGGAGCTAAGGAGTATTCAACTGCTATTGACATGTGGTCCTTAGGGTGCATAATGGCCGAACTTCTAGCAAAGGAACCCTTATTCAGTGGAAAAACCGAGTTTGATCAACTTGACAAGGTTTTCCTTCACCTCCTAAAACAGCTATTTCTCATTTGTGCAAACTTTGAATATGTAGTTGTTTATCTACTCTAATGTAAAATGTTTTCTTGCAGATATTCAGGATGCTTGGTACACCCAGCGAAAATATTTGGCCTGGATTTTCTAAATTACCTGGTGCTAAAGTTAATTTTGTCAAGCAACCGTAAGTCTTAAGtcctgcatttccttgtttggttattgcatatatcattaatTTCTAGTCTCGTTATTCACCTTCATTCTCATCATTAACACCATGCTTTTCCAGGCCTCGAGCTATGGATGATCATGCCTAAGCTTTATGGCTTGCTTTGGTGGCACTAGCACTTAGGTGAAGTGTCTTTGATAATTTTAATTCATTTAGCAAATTGTTTCTCCATCTtgcaggtataataaactacgagAAAAGTTTCCTCCCATTTCTTTTTCTGGACATCCAACCCTGTCTGAAGCTGGAATTGACTTGTTAAACAAACTTCTGACATATGACCCAGAGAAGGTAAATATTAAGATCTTGAATCAGGTTTCTTGCTGAAGAAAGATCTCATCTTGCTAATTTTTCAGCTGACAAATGTTTGGTGGCTTATTTTTGGATGCAGCGAATAACAGCGGAGGCTGCTCTTAATCATCAGTGGTTCTATGAGGTTCCTTTGCCAAAGTCAAAGGATTTTATGCCTACTTTTCCAGCTCAACATGCTCAAGACAGGTGTCCAAAGCTGCTCAATAAACAAATTTTAGGGCTTCCTTGTATCCAGTCATCTGTGACTCATTTGGATCTTTGTTTCATTTGATATCAGGCGTCTGCGAAGAATAATGAAGAGCCCTGATCCACTTTCAGAACAACGGAAGAAGGAATTGCAACAGGCTGAACTAGGTGTTTCTAGTCTCTTTGGTTAGAGGATAAGTACAAGACATTTCTGGTGGTCTTTGCTGTGAGTACCGAGTAACCCCTGCATATTTAGTCAAGGATCCTTGTTCAAGAATTACTTAGGTGACATTGTGCAGCTTTGTTAGCGTCAGGCAGTGGTTGACAATGTTTAGCAGGCATCACTTTGGTGTGGATGGTGATAAAGGATACTATTTTCCTTTTTCCATCAAAACAATACCTATATCAAGGAAATTTTCACTTAAGCAGCAGTAACGATAAAGCTCACCCTTTAAGTTGTGGATATTTTATCTCGGTATGACTAGTTCCATAGGAGATTTGTACATGTAACAAATTTGTTATTGGCACATTGTAAATGTTGCTTATGATGACTGGATTAATACCAATTATTAATTGAATGTTGACTATGCTTTCGTGAAACTATTTTTGATCGGTCGTGCTGTGTTTGCAAGAGTTAGCTGGTTGATGCGGTTGGAGATTGTTGCTTTTAGTAACCAAGGAAAAGGTCAAAACTTCGTACTCAAAAGGTAATCCTCTGCCTGATGTTTTAAGATAGGAGAAGAATGGGTTTTCCATCTTTATTGGTATAGTTTTGACTCATGATTGTAAGCAAGATAATCCTTTTGTATGCATATGCTTATGATCTGATACTTGAAGGCTTGTTCAGctttatgattgtaaaattttttTGTCCAATCCTGCTGCTTTCCAATCAATAATGACCTATATCAGTTGAAAATTTTTATTGTAACTACTAAACCAAACCTGTAAATTATTCGTCAGAAGGAACATGCATGCTTTCTCAGAGCTGA from Musa acuminata AAA Group cultivar baxijiao chromosome BXJ2-11, Cavendish_Baxijiao_AAA, whole genome shotgun sequence encodes:
- the LOC135626436 gene encoding cyclin-dependent kinase G-2-like isoform X1; amino-acid sequence: MAAGRHGGYRDHEFRDREADVEVSRRKNYYRDRLRDGARDRDRDHGGRDMRDRASTWQRGIRKMEAVNGSCRSPLSSNSSGGSGKSQKRIRLSARDVEREAGELSSGSGSDDAEAPLSEVRENGTQNYETGDPSMSTGKRKFSPIVWDKDENKQSTVVMSRVKSSNLENVTLPPPPPLPPNFIPPRSITIVQPSVGDTLPLDVDVHVESAREHLLNNSQETTLLDDYEKELSPARSISISRWADGNYTFHDAEDEYFEDAVPKRRKTVLSDSEGQKSQETPTPELGEIIMREDSVVALSKLSDSEGEDGDDDQGFEVDRNDYMVANGNESNADTNDQLSETDSESEDIRAKMSEPRQPPQRCINMLQGCRSVDEFERLNKINEGTYGVVYRAKDKKTGEIVALKKVKMEKEREGFPLTSLREINILLSFHHPSIVDVKEVVVGSSLDSIFMVMEYMEHDLKGLMETMKQPFNQSEVKCLMLQLFSGVKYLHDNWVLHRDLKTSNILLNNRGELKICDFGLSRQYGSPLKPYTHLVVTLWYRSPELLLGAKEYSTAIDMWSLGCIMAELLAKEPLFSGKTEFDQLDKIFRMLGTPSENIWPGFSKLPGAKVNFVKQPYNKLREKFPPISFSGHPTLSEAGIDLLNKLLTYDPEKRITAEAALNHQWFYEVPLPKSKDFMPTFPAQHAQDRRLRRIMKSPDPLSEQRKKELQQAELGVSSLFG
- the LOC135626436 gene encoding cyclin-dependent kinase G-2-like isoform X2, with translation MRDRASTWQRGIRKMEAVNGSCRSPLSSNSSGGSGKSQKRIRLSARDVEREAGELSSGSGSDDAEAPLSEVRENGTQNYETGDPSMSTGKRKFSPIVWDKDENKQSTVVMSRVKSSNLENVTLPPPPPLPPNFIPPRSITIVQPSVGDTLPLDVDVHVESAREHLLNNSQETTLLDDYEKELSPARSISISRWADGNYTFHDAEDEYFEDAVPKRRKTVLSDSEGQKSQETPTPELGEIIMREDSVVALSKLSDSEGEDGDDDQGFEVDRNDYMVANGNESNADTNDQLSETDSESEDIRAKMSEPRQPPQRCINMLQGCRSVDEFERLNKINEGTYGVVYRAKDKKTGEIVALKKVKMEKEREGFPLTSLREINILLSFHHPSIVDVKEVVVGSSLDSIFMVMEYMEHDLKGLMETMKQPFNQSEVKCLMLQLFSGVKYLHDNWVLHRDLKTSNILLNNRGELKICDFGLSRQYGSPLKPYTHLVVTLWYRSPELLLGAKEYSTAIDMWSLGCIMAELLAKEPLFSGKTEFDQLDKIFRMLGTPSENIWPGFSKLPGAKVNFVKQPYNKLREKFPPISFSGHPTLSEAGIDLLNKLLTYDPEKRITAEAALNHQWFYEVPLPKSKDFMPTFPAQHAQDRRLRRIMKSPDPLSEQRKKELQQAELGVSSLFG